Proteins encoded by one window of Roseibium sp. Sym1:
- a CDS encoding putative hydro-lyase, translating to MLQSYESLRQESIAAVRTQIRAGCYTSHTAGLGRNLLQANLAIIPQDFALDFMRFCQRNPKPCPLIGASDTGNPILFTLGRDIDIRTDVPAYNVYRGGQLECSVTEIGGLWSDDLVAFALGCSFTFEHALIEAGFDLWHISNNVTVPMYRSGIETVPAGPFRGPMVVSMRMIPEERVAETIAISARFPLAHGSPVHVGDPSAIGISDISAPDWGDSVPQPAGHVPVFWACGVTPQAVIQQAALPLLITHKPGHMLITDVPDTAEIPIITSKNMPK from the coding sequence GTGTTGCAGAGTTACGAATCCCTTCGACAGGAAAGCATTGCCGCCGTCAGAACGCAGATCCGCGCGGGCTGCTACACGTCGCACACCGCCGGGCTCGGCAGAAATCTTTTACAGGCGAACCTCGCCATCATCCCGCAAGACTTCGCGCTTGATTTCATGCGCTTCTGCCAGCGCAACCCGAAGCCCTGTCCGCTGATCGGGGCGTCCGACACCGGCAATCCGATCCTGTTCACGCTCGGCCGGGACATCGACATCCGCACGGACGTGCCGGCCTACAACGTCTATCGCGGCGGGCAGCTCGAATGCTCCGTGACGGAAATCGGCGGCCTGTGGTCGGATGACCTGGTCGCCTTCGCGCTCGGCTGCTCCTTCACCTTCGAGCATGCCCTGATCGAGGCGGGGTTCGATCTCTGGCACATCAGCAACAATGTCACCGTGCCGATGTACCGCTCCGGCATTGAGACGGTCCCGGCAGGACCGTTTCGCGGACCGATGGTGGTTTCCATGCGCATGATCCCTGAGGAACGGGTCGCGGAGACGATCGCGATTTCCGCACGTTTTCCGCTGGCGCACGGCTCGCCGGTTCATGTCGGCGACCCGTCAGCCATCGGCATTTCCGACATTTCGGCACCTGACTGGGGAGACAGTGTGCCTCAGCCGGCGGGACATGTGCCGGTTTTCTGGGCCTGCGGGGTCACCCCCCAGGCCGTCATCCAGCAGGCGGCACTGCCGCTTCTGATCACACACAAGCCCGGGCACATGCTGATCACGGACGTGCCCGATACGGCGGAAATTCCAATCATAACAAGCAAGAACATGCCAAAATGA
- a CDS encoding TRAP transporter substrate-binding protein produces MKKILLSLMASAALSSPILSSSALAEDLSVVGSWSSLPLHKEFEAPFWQTKLPEASGGEIATTVTTHNQMNLGVGEVFRLLGQGVFDVGMTVADYAVADAPELEGLDVPLVAMSADKAKAAVEAARPMVEEIFEKRFNSKVLAIAPYPPQVVFCNAEVGSLDDLKGLKVRASGRMTAKFLEALGAEGITVSFSEVPGALQKGVVDCAVTGAGSGYSAGWWEVSTHLLPIPLGGWDPVVTAINLDKWNALGDDTKALIEKEIASQFEAPAWAVAEGALANDIACLTGKGDCASGDSRNMVLVEASDGDIERAREILQTVVLPEWAERAGGDWAARWNDSVGAVVGVTIKTN; encoded by the coding sequence ATGAAAAAGATCCTGCTTTCCCTGATGGCCTCGGCGGCCCTTTCCTCACCGATTCTTTCCTCATCGGCCCTGGCCGAGGACCTGTCGGTTGTCGGCAGCTGGTCGAGCCTGCCGCTGCACAAGGAGTTCGAGGCGCCGTTCTGGCAGACGAAACTGCCGGAGGCTTCCGGCGGTGAAATCGCCACGACGGTGACCACCCACAACCAGATGAATCTCGGTGTCGGCGAGGTCTTCCGCCTGCTCGGCCAGGGGGTCTTCGATGTCGGCATGACGGTGGCCGATTATGCGGTTGCCGATGCGCCGGAACTGGAAGGGCTTGACGTGCCGCTGGTGGCCATGTCCGCCGACAAGGCCAAGGCGGCCGTTGAGGCGGCCCGGCCGATGGTCGAAGAAATCTTCGAAAAACGCTTCAATTCCAAGGTCCTGGCGATCGCACCCTATCCGCCGCAGGTTGTGTTCTGCAATGCCGAGGTCGGTTCGCTGGACGATCTGAAAGGCCTCAAGGTTCGTGCATCGGGCCGGATGACGGCCAAGTTTCTCGAGGCGCTGGGCGCCGAAGGCATCACGGTGTCCTTTTCCGAAGTGCCGGGCGCGCTTCAGAAAGGCGTTGTCGATTGCGCGGTGACAGGCGCCGGATCGGGCTACAGCGCCGGATGGTGGGAAGTCTCCACCCACCTGTTGCCGATCCCGCTCGGCGGCTGGGACCCGGTGGTGACCGCGATCAATCTCGACAAGTGGAACGCGCTCGGCGACGACACAAAGGCCTTGATCGAAAAAGAGATCGCCAGCCAGTTCGAAGCCCCGGCCTGGGCGGTCGCCGAGGGCGCGCTCGCCAACGACATTGCCTGCCTGACCGGCAAGGGCGACTGCGCCTCCGGTGACAGCCGTAACATGGTGCTGGTTGAAGCCAGCGACGGCGACATCGAGCGCGCCCGCGAGATCCTGCAGACCGTGGTGCTGCCGGAATGGGCGGAGCGCGCGGGCGGAGACTGGGCCGCGCGCTGGAACGACAGTGTCGGCGCCGTTGTCGGTGTCACCATCAAGACCAACTAA
- a CDS encoding asparagine synthase-related protein, with translation MCSFVFSTIQPTTTEFNRIMALRGPDFTQSHTIEGCFFCHNLLSMRGDYVGQPYVADTEDVVVMFNGEIYSCPESYASEARYLYDLYKDKGADCFKDLDGEYAIVIVDFREKVVHVARDCFGTKPMFFGAKGDEFGFASYRDALLVLGFDEVRPLKPNRAVEYSLDRTRILEREIYTFNLAQFRTDMSGWFDAFDRAVAKRVRHMKGRAFVGLSSGYDSGAIAASLIAQGKEFMSVTVEGREDPDVVAGRLAAVRASGNEAITLPDKDLNVEELRQWLDDNVEDQPYFIINDSGERVEVGKSVHKDKAALILAGVCGRAKEAGALVYLSGSGADEIVSDYGFDGQKFFAHSNFGGKFPNNLLGRFPWSSFFGSTQAAYLAKEEMVAGSFGMEARYPFLDVEVVQEFLNLKAEVKNRLYKSVIREYLTHRDFPVKENVKIGFGFQGKKKKKKSVWSRAAKKLRFWKRR, from the coding sequence ATGTGTAGCTTCGTTTTTTCGACCATCCAGCCGACGACGACCGAGTTCAACCGGATCATGGCGCTGCGCGGTCCGGACTTCACCCAGAGCCATACGATCGAAGGCTGTTTCTTCTGCCACAACCTTCTGTCCATGCGCGGGGACTATGTCGGCCAGCCCTATGTCGCCGATACCGAGGACGTGGTCGTCATGTTCAACGGCGAGATCTACAGCTGCCCGGAGAGCTATGCGAGCGAAGCGCGCTACCTGTACGATCTCTACAAGGATAAGGGCGCGGACTGTTTCAAGGACCTCGACGGCGAGTATGCCATCGTTATCGTGGATTTTCGCGAAAAGGTCGTGCATGTCGCACGCGATTGCTTCGGCACCAAACCGATGTTCTTCGGTGCCAAGGGGGATGAGTTCGGCTTTGCCAGCTATCGCGATGCCCTGCTGGTGCTCGGTTTTGACGAGGTCCGGCCGCTGAAGCCGAACCGTGCCGTCGAATACAGCCTGGACCGGACCCGGATCCTGGAACGCGAGATCTACACGTTCAATCTGGCCCAGTTCAGGACGGACATGTCCGGCTGGTTCGATGCTTTCGACCGCGCGGTCGCCAAGCGGGTCAGGCACATGAAGGGACGGGCTTTTGTCGGACTGTCCAGCGGCTATGACAGCGGCGCGATCGCGGCCTCGCTGATCGCCCAGGGCAAGGAATTCATGAGCGTCACCGTCGAGGGGCGCGAGGACCCGGATGTTGTGGCCGGCCGGCTGGCCGCCGTAAGGGCATCGGGAAACGAGGCGATTACCCTTCCCGACAAGGACCTCAATGTCGAGGAACTGCGCCAGTGGCTTGACGACAATGTCGAGGACCAGCCCTATTTCATCATCAATGACAGCGGTGAACGGGTCGAGGTCGGCAAGAGCGTGCACAAGGACAAGGCCGCGCTGATCCTGGCTGGCGTCTGCGGCCGCGCAAAGGAGGCAGGCGCGCTGGTGTATCTGTCCGGCAGCGGGGCGGATGAGATTGTTTCCGACTACGGCTTCGACGGCCAGAAATTCTTCGCGCACAGCAACTTCGGCGGCAAGTTCCCGAACAATCTGCTCGGCCGTTTCCCCTGGTCGTCCTTCTTCGGCAGCACGCAGGCGGCTTATCTGGCCAAGGAGGAGATGGTTGCCGGCTCCTTTGGAATGGAAGCGCGCTATCCGTTCCTCGATGTGGAAGTGGTTCAGGAATTCCTGAACCTCAAGGCCGAGGTCAAGAACCGGCTCTACAAGTCGGTGATCCGTGAATACCTGACCCACCGTGACTTCCCGGTGAAGGAAAACGTCAAGATCGGCTTCGGCTTTCAGGGCAAGAAAAAGAAGAAGAAATCTGTCTGGAGCCGGGCCGCGAAAAAACTGCGGTTCTGGAAACGGCGCTGA
- a CDS encoding TRAP transporter large permease yields the protein MLSFVSIGLLGLLTLSIPVGIVLFLLGFGVDQFFSPFPLTRGLGSMVWSTSESSALIAIPFFVMLGEILVRTGIAARTYSALDRWVSWLPGGLVHANVATATMFSATSGSSVATAATVATVAMPQADRLGYDPKLFSGAIAAGGTLGIMIPPSINLIVYGFLTQTSIPQLFLAGLLPGVLLALGFIVVTALVCMVQPKLGGARRIFPITEMLRGLADLLPIILLFSAIIGSIYKGWATPTEAASVGVAGALTIAALFGGLSARMIGEAIIGTVKVTSMIMLVVIGASFLNFTLSAAGLSQELRGFLEGLGFDPLATLLVIVAMYIVLGFFIETLSLMVITIPIVVPIIVSLGYDPIWFGILMIVLIEMALITPPVGLNLFVVQGARKGGSIAEVMLGATPYVLAMLAMVVALIAVPEIALYLPAAMR from the coding sequence ATGCTCTCCTTTGTCTCCATCGGTCTGCTCGGGTTGCTGACCCTGTCCATCCCGGTCGGCATTGTCCTGTTCCTCCTCGGCTTCGGCGTCGACCAGTTCTTCAGTCCCTTTCCGCTGACGCGCGGCCTCGGCTCCATGGTCTGGTCCACCTCCGAAAGTTCCGCGCTGATCGCCATTCCCTTCTTTGTCATGCTGGGCGAGATCCTGGTGCGCACCGGCATTGCTGCGAGGACCTATTCGGCGCTGGACCGTTGGGTCTCCTGGCTGCCGGGCGGGCTGGTTCATGCCAATGTCGCCACCGCGACCATGTTTTCGGCAACGTCGGGTTCGTCCGTGGCGACCGCGGCAACGGTTGCGACGGTGGCCATGCCCCAGGCGGACCGGCTCGGCTACGATCCGAAGCTCTTTTCCGGCGCGATTGCCGCCGGCGGCACGCTCGGCATCATGATACCGCCGTCGATCAACCTGATCGTCTACGGCTTCCTGACCCAGACCTCCATTCCGCAACTGTTCCTGGCCGGTCTCCTGCCCGGGGTGCTGCTGGCGCTCGGCTTCATCGTGGTGACGGCGCTGGTCTGCATGGTCCAGCCGAAGCTCGGCGGCGCGCGGCGCATCTTTCCGATCACGGAGATGCTGCGGGGATTGGCGGATCTGCTTCCCATCATCCTGCTGTTCTCGGCCATTATCGGCTCGATCTACAAGGGATGGGCAACCCCGACCGAAGCAGCCTCCGTGGGTGTCGCCGGGGCGCTTACCATCGCGGCGCTGTTCGGCGGCCTCAGCGCGCGCATGATCGGCGAGGCCATTATCGGCACCGTGAAAGTCACCTCGATGATCATGCTTGTGGTGATCGGCGCGTCCTTCCTCAACTTTACCCTGTCGGCCGCCGGCCTGTCCCAGGAGCTGCGCGGGTTCCTGGAAGGGCTCGGTTTCGATCCGCTGGCGACGCTCCTGGTGATCGTGGCGATGTATATCGTGCTCGGCTTCTTCATCGAGACGCTGTCCCTGATGGTGATCACCATCCCGATTGTGGTGCCGATCATCGTCAGCCTCGGTTACGACCCGATCTGGTTCGGAATTCTGATGATCGTGCTGATCGAGATGGCGCTGATCACACCGCCTGTCGGGCTCAACCTGTTCGTGGTCCAGGGCGCGCGCAAGGGTGGCTCGATCGCCGAGGTCATGCTGGGCGCGACACCATACGTACTGGCCATGCTGGCCATGGTCGTCGCCCTGATCGCAGTGCCGGAGATCGCCCTCTACCTGCCGGCGGCGATGCGCTAG
- a CDS encoding c-type cytochrome yields the protein MVIFSGLALTAPALAQQGDPVKGEQVFRACKSCHQVGAGARNGVGPHLDGLFGRQAGTIEGFKYSSAMKTLGRQGLAWNEFTLDQYLEKPRAYVPGTRMSYLGMKDDRDRGNVIAYLKALSREAPAADPTTAGAERPEIGSAAMHITGDPEYGEYLASECVTCHQVSGRADGIPSIIGWPREPFIRALFEYKTNVRSHQVMQNMTVNLGNEEIAALAAYFGSLDPQ from the coding sequence ATGGTTATATTTTCAGGACTGGCCCTCACGGCACCGGCCCTTGCCCAGCAGGGCGACCCGGTGAAGGGTGAACAGGTTTTCCGGGCCTGCAAGTCCTGTCACCAGGTCGGCGCCGGAGCCCGCAACGGTGTCGGTCCGCATCTGGACGGTCTGTTCGGGCGCCAGGCCGGAACCATCGAAGGCTTCAAGTATTCCAGCGCCATGAAGACGCTTGGCCGGCAAGGCCTCGCCTGGAACGAATTCACGCTCGATCAGTACCTTGAAAAACCGCGTGCCTATGTCCCCGGCACGCGCATGTCCTATCTCGGCATGAAGGACGATCGGGACCGGGGAAACGTGATCGCCTATCTGAAGGCGTTGTCACGCGAAGCCCCGGCCGCCGATCCGACGACCGCCGGCGCGGAACGTCCGGAGATCGGCTCTGCCGCCATGCATATTACGGGTGACCCGGAATACGGCGAATACCTGGCCAGCGAATGCGTGACCTGCCATCAGGTTTCGGGCCGCGCCGACGGCATTCCCTCGATCATCGGATGGCCGAGGGAACCCTTCATCCGGGCGCTCTTCGAATACAAGACCAACGTCCGCAGCCATCAGGTCATGCAGAACATGACGGTCAATCTCGGCAACGAGGAAATAGCAGCACTGGCGGCTTACTTCGGCTCGCTCGACCCGCAGTAG
- a CDS encoding c-type cytochrome yields the protein MSKFLKALWLGTVLAALPGLASAGDAAKGERVFKKCAACHAVGDGAKNKVGPQLNEVFGRTAGSIDGYKYSKAMTAAGEEGLVWDEATMATYLAKPRDMVKGTRMAFAGLRKQEDLDNVIAYLATFSSAAPAQQDQSSAEPSAPEETETAVAAPAAAPVSSTRDGGVFGLGREATAEEVTAWDIDIRPDGTGLPVGSGTVADGEPIYSENCAVCHGDFGEGVGRWPVLAGGHDTLREDRPEKTIGSYWPYLSTVYDYVRRAMPYGNARSLSDDEVYALTAYLLYLNDVVTDEDFELSNENFTEIRLPNEENFIADDRAEEEHYAQKGDPCMSDCKADAVEITMRARILDVTPGSVDDDEAAGVGGVD from the coding sequence ATGTCGAAGTTTCTTAAAGCACTGTGGCTGGGAACCGTCCTTGCCGCCCTGCCGGGCCTGGCCAGCGCCGGCGATGCCGCAAAGGGCGAAAGGGTCTTCAAGAAATGCGCCGCCTGCCATGCGGTCGGTGACGGCGCAAAGAACAAGGTCGGCCCGCAGCTGAACGAGGTTTTCGGCCGGACTGCCGGCTCGATCGACGGATACAAGTACTCCAAGGCGATGACTGCCGCAGGCGAAGAGGGTCTCGTCTGGGACGAAGCCACCATGGCCACGTACCTGGCGAAACCGCGTGACATGGTCAAGGGCACGCGCATGGCCTTTGCCGGTCTCCGGAAGCAGGAAGACCTGGACAACGTGATCGCCTATCTGGCGACTTTCTCAAGCGCGGCCCCTGCGCAACAGGACCAGAGCTCGGCCGAACCGTCCGCACCGGAAGAAACCGAAACGGCTGTGGCCGCGCCGGCGGCAGCCCCTGTGTCATCGACCCGTGACGGCGGCGTCTTCGGTCTCGGGCGCGAGGCCACGGCCGAAGAGGTCACTGCCTGGGACATCGACATCCGTCCGGACGGAACAGGTCTGCCTGTGGGATCCGGAACGGTCGCCGACGGTGAGCCGATCTACTCCGAAAACTGCGCGGTCTGCCACGGTGATTTCGGTGAAGGCGTCGGCCGTTGGCCCGTCCTGGCCGGTGGCCACGACACTTTGCGGGAAGACCGTCCCGAAAAGACCATCGGTTCCTACTGGCCGTATCTGTCGACCGTCTACGACTATGTCCGCCGGGCAATGCCCTACGGCAACGCGCGTTCCCTGTCCGATGACGAGGTCTACGCGCTGACGGCCTACCTGCTCTACCTCAATGACGTGGTCACCGACGAGGATTTCGAACTCTCCAACGAGAACTTCACCGAGATCCGGCTGCCCAACGAGGAAAACTTCATTGCAGACGACCGCGCGGAAGAGGAACATTACGCGCAGAAGGGTGACCCCTGCATGAGCGATTGCAAGGCAGACGCCGTGGAAATCACCATGCGCGCCCGCATTCTCGACGTGACGCCCGGCTCGGTCGATGACGACGAGGCAGCCGGCGTCGGAGGCGTCGACTGA
- a CDS encoding DsrE family protein, translating to MMRLVSRLAMALSVVLTLAGSAFADEGVHKLALQITDNDPQKMNTVLNVAANVARHYTDMGEEVDIKVVAFNQGLHMFRSDTSPVSDRMKSFAQSMPNVTFEACNNTLQAMTKKAGKDIVLLEGVEIVPAGAVALMELDGNGYTILRP from the coding sequence ATGATGAGACTGGTTTCAAGACTGGCAATGGCACTGTCCGTGGTGCTGACACTCGCCGGATCGGCTTTCGCCGACGAAGGCGTCCACAAACTTGCACTTCAGATCACCGACAACGACCCGCAGAAAATGAACACGGTGCTCAACGTGGCCGCCAATGTCGCGCGTCACTACACGGACATGGGCGAAGAGGTCGACATCAAGGTCGTCGCCTTCAACCAGGGTCTGCACATGTTCCGCTCCGACACCTCTCCGGTATCGGACCGGATGAAATCCTTTGCGCAGAGCATGCCGAATGTTACGTTCGAGGCCTGTAACAACACCCTTCAGGCCATGACGAAAAAAGCCGGCAAGGACATTGTGTTGCTGGAAGGTGTCGAGATCGTCCCGGCGGGTGCCGTTGCCCTGATGGAACTCGATGGAAACGGCTACACCATCTTGAGGCCCTGA
- a CDS encoding TRAP transporter small permease subunit has protein sequence MAETLLSVLSRINRAVAIAVGLLFLTCAGLVLIDIGLRQLGASLGGTDEISGYVMAIGTAWGMAFGLTELSHIRIDFLRRSVGLPKGRAILDLLSIFTLASTISVLALKCWPVVATTLRNSSHANTPLETPLALVQLPWFAGWVWFAVTAWLTLVAALLLILQGEFSKSEQAIGAFPEEETV, from the coding sequence GTGGCGGAGACGCTTCTATCAGTCCTGTCCCGGATCAACCGGGCCGTCGCGATTGCCGTCGGCCTGTTGTTCCTGACCTGTGCAGGACTTGTTCTCATTGATATTGGTCTCCGCCAGCTTGGCGCTTCCCTCGGTGGCACGGACGAGATTTCCGGCTACGTGATGGCCATCGGCACGGCCTGGGGCATGGCCTTCGGCCTGACCGAGCTGTCTCACATCCGGATCGATTTCCTGAGGCGTTCCGTGGGCCTGCCGAAGGGGAGGGCCATTCTCGACCTGTTGTCGATTTTCACTCTCGCGAGCACCATCTCTGTGCTTGCGCTGAAATGCTGGCCGGTGGTGGCAACCACCTTGCGCAATTCCTCTCATGCCAACACGCCGCTGGAAACGCCGCTGGCGCTGGTGCAACTGCCCTGGTTTGCGGGCTGGGTCTGGTTCGCGGTGACCGCGTGGCTGACCCTGGTCGCGGCACTCCTGCTGATCCTTCAGGGAGAGTTCTCGAAATCCGAACAGGCCATCGGTGCCTTTCCGGAAGAGGAGACCGTCTGA
- a CDS encoding NAD(P)/FAD-dependent oxidoreductase codes for MPNLTRRTFGLLAGAGASTLAMPYYARAQGKPRAVVIGGGAGGATAARYMAKDAGEDLDVTLIEANPKYTTCFFSNLYLGGYRDFNSITHGYDTLASNYGISIVNGMADAVDRDAREVVMADGSKVPYDRLIVAPGIDLIYDSVEGYSEEAAEIMPHAWKAGPQTQLLKAKLDAIENGQQIVMVTPPNPYRCPPGPYERASMMAHVLKEKGFTDAKIIIIDPKPNFSKQALFTEGWEKHYPGMIEWYGPDVHGGILSVSADSGEVETDFDTFRGDLVNVIPAQKAGMIAARTGLTNDTGFCPIDPKSMRSAADENIFVIGDASIAGDMPKSGFSANSQAKVAAMAVRGDLVGSKVFPAKYSNTCWSLIETNDGVKVGAQYAPTDEKIASTSKFISQTGEDAALRQATYEESVGWYKGITADIFGA; via the coding sequence ATGCCAAATCTGACACGCCGCACCTTCGGCCTGCTCGCCGGAGCAGGAGCCTCGACCCTGGCGATGCCCTACTACGCCCGGGCACAGGGAAAGCCCCGTGCCGTCGTCATCGGCGGTGGCGCCGGCGGGGCAACCGCCGCCCGCTACATGGCCAAGGACGCCGGCGAGGATCTCGACGTCACGCTGATCGAGGCCAATCCGAAATACACGACCTGCTTCTTCTCCAACCTTTATCTCGGCGGCTACCGGGATTTCAATTCCATCACCCACGGCTACGACACACTGGCCTCCAACTACGGCATCAGCATCGTCAACGGCATGGCCGACGCCGTCGACCGGGACGCCAGGGAAGTCGTCATGGCAGACGGCTCAAAGGTGCCCTATGACCGGCTGATCGTCGCGCCCGGCATCGATCTCATCTATGACAGTGTCGAAGGCTATTCGGAGGAAGCAGCGGAAATCATGCCGCACGCCTGGAAGGCCGGGCCACAGACGCAGCTCCTGAAGGCAAAGCTGGACGCCATCGAAAACGGCCAGCAGATCGTCATGGTCACGCCCCCGAACCCGTACCGCTGCCCGCCCGGACCCTATGAGCGGGCGTCGATGATGGCCCATGTCCTGAAGGAAAAGGGCTTCACCGATGCCAAGATCATCATCATCGATCCGAAGCCCAATTTTTCCAAGCAGGCACTCTTCACCGAAGGCTGGGAGAAGCACTATCCGGGCATGATCGAATGGTACGGACCGGATGTGCATGGCGGCATCCTCAGCGTCAGTGCGGACAGCGGAGAAGTCGAAACGGATTTCGACACCTTCAGGGGCGACCTGGTCAATGTCATCCCGGCCCAGAAGGCGGGCATGATCGCCGCCAGGACCGGTCTCACCAATGACACCGGCTTTTGCCCGATCGACCCGAAATCGATGCGGTCCGCGGCGGACGAGAACATCTTTGTCATCGGTGACGCCTCGATTGCCGGCGACATGCCCAAGTCCGGATTCTCGGCCAACAGCCAGGCGAAAGTTGCCGCCATGGCGGTCCGGGGCGACCTGGTCGGGTCCAAGGTGTTCCCGGCGAAATATTCCAACACCTGCTGGAGCCTGATCGAAACCAATGACGGCGTGAAGGTCGGTGCCCAATATGCCCCGACGGATGAAAAGATCGCGTCCACGTCGAAATTCATATCCCAGACCGGAGAGGATGCCGCCCTGCGACAGGCGACCTACGAGGAATCCGTCGGCTGGTACAAGGGCATCACCGCCGACATCTTCGGCGCGTGA
- a CDS encoding FkbM family methyltransferase yields the protein MTLKFIEKIRKRRVKRCRKALLRSTGNNYADLFNRKAGMLGVAARASWDGHRYAVTDNDMPGLTYVFRHEKQGHLAYSEGFVARAENLGQAYFLDSIDFKDGDTVFDCGANLGDLMLWFRHKGLAVNYVGFEPSPVEYDCTRQNVAPHTVHNVGLWNADDELTFYVSSQGADSSLIEPAEYDEKITVQTKRIESFVRGNVKLLKLEAEGAEPEILEGAGDALKDIEYISADLGFERGKAAASTLVPVTNFLLSRNFELMNVSHRRICALFRNKAFG from the coding sequence ATGACCTTGAAGTTTATCGAAAAGATCAGGAAGCGCCGGGTGAAGCGGTGCAGGAAGGCCTTGCTCAGGTCAACCGGCAACAACTATGCGGACCTGTTCAACAGGAAGGCCGGCATGCTCGGTGTCGCGGCGAGAGCGTCCTGGGACGGGCACAGATACGCGGTGACCGACAATGACATGCCCGGGTTGACCTATGTGTTCCGCCACGAAAAACAGGGACACCTGGCCTATTCGGAAGGATTTGTGGCGCGGGCGGAGAATCTCGGGCAGGCCTATTTTCTGGACAGCATCGATTTCAAGGACGGCGACACGGTCTTCGATTGCGGCGCCAATCTCGGTGACCTGATGCTGTGGTTCAGACACAAGGGCCTTGCCGTCAACTATGTCGGTTTCGAACCGAGCCCGGTCGAATACGACTGCACGCGGCAGAATGTTGCTCCGCATACCGTGCACAATGTCGGACTGTGGAATGCGGATGACGAGCTGACTTTCTATGTCAGCTCTCAGGGGGCGGATTCCAGCCTGATCGAACCGGCGGAATATGATGAGAAGATCACCGTCCAGACCAAGCGGATCGAGAGTTTCGTTAGAGGCAACGTGAAACTGCTCAAGCTCGAGGCGGAGGGCGCCGAACCGGAAATCCTCGAAGGGGCAGGCGACGCGCTCAAGGACATCGAGTACATCTCGGCCGACCTTGGCTTCGAGCGCGGAAAGGCGGCGGCAAGCACGCTCGTGCCGGTGACCAACTTTCTCCTGTCGCGGAACTTCGAACTGATGAATGTCAGCCACAGGCGGATCTGTGCGCTGTTCCGCAACAAGGCCTTCGGCTGA
- a CDS encoding glycosyltransferase, with protein sequence MTKVCIFTYSYMHRHHTMVNFHIDNMFDGNSCACVIDEREFKSVERPRLVRDEIRRGLYDAVVGPVIKVSNKLRKLPAYSIFGSERKAILDFLDREKPDVILCEFGCIGVDVAEAIGDRGLPIFTYYRGYDATMRVRSKRQRNLTHRAFRKMTGVFFVSDYLRRNLAHYGLEHPNSHVFPSGVNTDRFTPSTKKKLSFIAVGRLIEKKRPDLTVEAFCKEAKGFPDATLNVLGGGPMLEACREIVRREGMENQVTLHTEQPHENVLKYLREAEFFLQHSVTSPGGDAEGAPTSIQEALACGCTVIATRHAGIPDLIEEGKTGFLVDEMDLDGYRALIRSALSGEINAPEVAAAARDFAVANLDNRRLIKRVEAVLESAVRT encoded by the coding sequence GTGACCAAAGTCTGCATCTTCACCTATTCGTACATGCACCGGCACCACACGATGGTGAATTTCCATATCGACAACATGTTCGACGGCAATTCCTGTGCCTGCGTGATTGATGAAAGGGAATTCAAATCCGTCGAACGGCCGCGCCTGGTTCGCGACGAGATCCGGCGCGGCCTCTACGACGCTGTGGTGGGTCCGGTCATCAAGGTGTCCAACAAACTCCGCAAGCTGCCGGCCTACAGCATTTTCGGAAGTGAACGAAAAGCGATCCTGGACTTTCTCGACCGCGAAAAACCCGATGTGATTCTCTGTGAGTTCGGCTGCATCGGCGTGGATGTCGCGGAGGCCATCGGCGACCGCGGCCTGCCGATCTTCACCTATTACAGAGGTTATGACGCTACGATGCGTGTCCGGTCCAAGCGCCAGCGGAACCTCACCCACAGAGCGTTCAGGAAGATGACCGGCGTCTTTTTCGTCTCCGACTACCTGCGCCGCAATCTGGCCCATTACGGTCTGGAGCATCCCAACAGCCATGTCTTTCCAAGCGGCGTGAACACAGACAGGTTCACCCCCTCCACCAAGAAAAAATTGTCCTTCATTGCAGTCGGGCGCCTTATCGAAAAGAAACGGCCGGATCTGACGGTCGAGGCTTTCTGCAAGGAAGCGAAAGGCTTTCCGGACGCAACGCTCAATGTTCTGGGTGGGGGCCCGATGCTGGAGGCCTGCCGGGAGATCGTTCGCCGGGAAGGCATGGAGAACCAGGTTACGCTGCACACCGAGCAGCCGCATGAAAACGTGCTGAAATATCTGCGCGAGGCGGAATTCTTCCTGCAGCATTCGGTGACCAGCCCCGGCGGCGACGCGGAAGGTGCGCCGACCTCAATCCAGGAAGCATTGGCCTGCGGCTGTACCGTGATCGCCACACGCCATGCAGGCATTCCCGACCTGATCGAGGAAGGCAAGACCGGATTTCTGGTCGATGAAATGGACCTGGACGGTTACCGCGCCCTGATCCGCTCGGCGCTCTCCGGCGAGATCAATGCCCCTGAAGTCGCCGCCGCCGCGCGGGACTTTGCGGTTGCCAATCTCGACAACCGCCGCCTGATCAAGCGGGTGGAAGCGGTTCTGGAAAGCGCCGTCCGGACCTGA